Within the Piliocolobus tephrosceles isolate RC106 chromosome 15, ASM277652v3, whole genome shotgun sequence genome, the region gccaaagattTTCAATTACATTTTCTTGAAGACTTCCCTGGTTTTTGTAACCTTTCAGAGTACATCACTTCATTCCACTAAATGTTATACTGTTATTTTACTCTGTGCTTTCTCAGTGAAGCTTCTAGAACTACAGTGGTCCCTTGGTATACACAAGGAGATTAGTTCCAGGACCCCTGAACTAATGCATTCACCATTATGCACACATAGTCAAGTCCACAGTCAGTTCTGTAAAACCCACATATATGAAAAATCGGCCCGTCCCTATAAGGAGGTCTTTACATCCTGTGAATACTATATTTTACAGCGGCATTTGGTTGAAAAATCTTCTCATATAAGTGGACCTGTTGTTCCGGGTCAACTATAATCTAAACTTAtggtttcttttctcattctttccttaAACTCCAGAAAACTGGtctcatttttattctgaaactgCTCTTGAAAATGCcaccagaaaaaaacaataacacaaaaaCGCTGCAAGACATAATGGCTATTTTTCCACTCTAGTTTGTTGAATTTCTCTGTAGCATCTGGAATTGTGCATTACTGAGCTCTGGAGCCAGATGGCCCGAGGTTTATTCCAGCTCCCCTGCTTACTAACTATATGGATATGGGCACGTCTTCTCAACTATCCTGGCTTCATACTCTTTACATGTGAAAAGAGCGGTAATAGTAGTACTCATGTTGCTctcaataaatagtaataaaataaattagcattcTTAGTACCAACCCTAAGCTTCCACGCCACTGTTCTCTAGGTGTCCCTCTTACTCTGTGACCCTGCTCCATCTATCCCTTAACTGATTAATCCTTAAGATTTCATCCTTGGTCCACTGCCCCTTTCCTCCCTTTTTGGATGGTTTAATTCAGAATCATTTTTCTGATGAAATGTTTCAATGCAAAAATCAGTGGATGTTGATCATTCCCAAACTTCTATCTCCAGGCATTTTCTGGAGTTTCAGACTGAAATCATTTCCCCCAGCACACCTTTCCCCCTTCTTGTAATTTCGATTTCAATTGGTAGTTCATCATCCACTGAatcacaaaccaaaaaaaccaaaaaccaaaaaccaaggTTCATACTCAATTTCTTGTTCTAATATACTCCTATGATATTTGCTTCCTACATAATTCTCAAATCCGCCCCTTCTATACCGTTACTGTATCTACTACATTAGTTTAAGCTCCATGCTTCTGATTCCAATCTTTGCCCTCCTCTAGTCTATCCCCTAACTCTTGAGCCAATAATTTACACAGAGCCGAACTTGAATATGCCGTGTTACTGGTATATTACTGTACACAAAGTAGGTCCAAGTTACTCAGGACAGCATGGAGATCCCTCTATTAACTGACCCCTGCAATCTTTCCAATTTCTGCCAATTTCCACCCCATATAAACAATATGGAAACACCATGCTCTCGTAGTACCCACGCATAACTTTCATTACTATTTATGCTACAATTACCTATGTTTCTGGTTCTATCATTCAGTCCATGCTGAGACATTTCTCAAGGCATGGACTTTCTACCTCAGCCCAGCACAGTGCTAGAATATAGCAGATACTCATTTTTATTGAACCGAACTACaggcctttcttccttttttgttgttttttttttgtttttttctctgagatggatgccctctgttgtccaggctggagcgcagtggtgaaatctcggctcactgcaacctccacctcccgggttcaaaccattctcctgccccagcctcccaagtagctgggatcacaggcgcctgccactaaacacagctaagttttgtatttttagtagagacagagtttcaccatgttggccaggctggtcttgaactcctgacctcagatgatccgcccacctcggcctctcaaagtgctgggattacaggcgtgagtcaccgcgcctggccaggccTTTTTCCTTCTTGAAAAAATTGTAACTCAATTTAACAAATACCGATCATTTTAAGAGACGTTTTCTCCCCAAGATTCTCCCCCACCCAGATTtctaggaaacattttttttccccctatcaTTTCTGTCCCCAGCCTCTTTATTTACATTTAGTGGGCAGGGAATGATTTATTGTGGAAGTTCTCATACCAACAGTTATGTTTACTCCAACTTACAACCACACATCTGCAGGTAACTACAATTGTGCAAGGGGAAAAGTGAGTTCAAACACTGACATGCACACCTGTTTGAATCAGTGATTTGAACCCTAGGAATACACTGGTGTATACATATAtggaaaccacacacacacacacaaaaagcatttCTAGTTATTACCATGATAATGGGgaaagacagaaacaagaaaaacaggaaaataagaagtcataAAATGCTAAGTATTCTGTgatgaatgtatttttttgtttaggtaaactcatttttttatttaggtaaaatacaaataaatacctAAATTTTATTTAGGTAACCCTCtctgttaaaaaacaaatggaTCAAATGCTATCCAAATTACTtaaggtgggaggtgggggtatgattaaataatataaacatatttaaaatctattttcaaaaGGATGTAATATAGGTAGACAAAGTATCCAGAAAGACATAATGGGCACAACCTAAAAATATTGAAGTCTAAGGATGGAGATAATCCGGGCACTGGGAAATCAATTAAGTATATATAGAATGATTCAAATGCCTTGCCTCAGCAAGAATTTGTCTATTCTATGTCTGCCACAGTTGGATGCTTGATTAGTTTGGTTATagagcaagaaataaaaatgatagcgGTACATGTTTAATAGTTTTCATACAGAATACTGACATCCTATTCTAGTTCCTAGTAGTAGGAGGAAACAGAACATTAACTAAAGGTACTGTCTCACTGTATCCATTTTAAGAGAGAACAGTTTAAGACTTCATATGTCAAAAATTCTCTCCtaatattttttgcttgtttctccAAGAAATTCTTATATGCACTATTCCAGTAAATCATTACTTACTACAAGTTAAGGTTAAGAATGTGTATAAGATCAAAAGATATTCTCTCTATAAAACCTAAGAACTTTAATATAACAACAAAACTAACTGGTGGTTTGAAATATCCTGTTTCTAGAGAACTTGATCTATGTTCAATTCTTTTATGGCTTCAGAAcggggaggggcgggggaggAATAACAAAGGCTGGTAAGGttccagagaaaagggaaccctgatacgctgttggtgggagtgcgaattagttcaaccattgtggaaatcaGTATGACGattcttcaaagagctaaaagcagaactaccctttggcccagcaatcccattactgggtatacatccctaggaaaataaatcattctaccataaagacacatgcgcgcgtatattcactgcagcactattcacaataggaaagacacggaatcaacctaaatgcccatcggtgaccgactggataaagaaaatgtggtacatgtacacaccataaaatactatatggccataaaaaagaatgagagcctgtcttttgcaggaacatggctggaactggaggccattatccgtagcaaactaacacaggaagagaaaaccaaatatcacatattctcacttataagtgggagcaaaaTGATGAGGACCCACaaacacaaagagggaaacaacagatAGGGGtctacctgagggtggagggtgggaggaagcaGAGGAACAAAAAAGATAACCTtcgggtactgggcttaatacctggatgatgaaatagtctgtacaacaaactgctgtgacacaagtttacctgtataacacaCCTTCCCATGTAACCCGGAacgtaagtttttaaaaaagtaatgttGTTGGGGGAAAATCTAGTTTGAAGCAGGAGATGCAGATTTCAGAGCTATCAGGGAGAAATGTATCATTTGCTTTCTTATATGCTTATATTCGAAAAAGCAATCTATTAACCATAAAGATAAGTCAAAATTATACTTCTCTAAAGAATGAAACCTGTATTCATTAGGTATATTGTGGAGTCTGAGGCTACAAAACAGATCAAAGCACatagtaaatataaatacatcCTAAGATATGATACATTTAAAGTATGAAACcttgacaattttattttaataggaaatcctatataaacataattatttaaCAGTTTAAAGAAACCAACACAACATTCGAGATAACTTAAAACCTTAATTTAATGATAAAATACTTGAAATTGTCTTcaaatttgaacattttaaaattatttaaatgttagcTGAAAAATAAACAGGCAAAGTTAAAAGGATCAATGTGGGTTTTCAAAGATGGTTTTAGTTATCTGAAGAATGTGCTTATCTCAGTAGCAAGTAGATTATTTTAAATGGCATGAGCTGATTCTTTAAAAAAGCCCAATTTAGtagtagaaagaaaatacaatttcccttttaacaaacatgtttatattttcagttacttcctttttttaaaaaaaaaaaagtcccccaaATCTTAGGAAGAATGGAGaagcaaataacaaaaaaacccctAAAAACTTAGAGACATTTTTGCCTAGTATGTGTAGCAACAGCTACACCCAGTGGCCAGAGATGAGTAGCTTATTATTATAAAACGAAAACCTGGAAAGAgccattttccatttatttaaggtTTTAGGATAAGAATCACCTTTCACTACAATTAGGTTTTAAGGAAATACTCAAGAATCTTTGGGAACAAAAGCCTTAGCTCATTAGCTTGACGCAAGAGTCCAGAATAATTCAGTAgctaaaataaaactcaaaccaAAGAGAGAACTTAACAGATACTTTATTGCTCACCTTTCACACAAAGCACACCTCCAGCCATTTTCTTTCACAGCTTGACAATGTTTACATGTACAAAAACCCAGCAAGAAGCATCATGTCATGTAGATTTCAGTAAGGGAGAATGTAAAACATCAACTCAGCCAGGCTTTTGTTTTCTGCAGCAATAATAAAGGGCCTCCTGCACTTAGCAAAAATCTGTCTTAACTTTGTAGTGCATTTCTTCCATTACAAAAAAAGTCTCCTGCCTAAAGCAAACTAACTTGTATTTGCTGAGCCAGTGGTATTAACTCATGCATAAAACAAATTTCGGTTTGCTATTTCTtctagcaaatttcaagtaaaaataagGTTGAAGGAGGAATTTGTTTTGGATGGATGCAGGTCAGTTTGAATTGCTATACTTAACTAAATGCCTACATGTACTATAGGTTCACAACTTAGTTTGCTTTTATAATCTTTATGGATTTTGGCCGTGTTCAAGGTTTTCAGATTTGAGCATATGATACAGTATTCCATCAACAAAATAAGGCTACTGAATGTGCTATCTGCAGAAGAGCTCATTTAATAGGAACTGACCTAAAAGTTCTATCACGAAGCACACGTGGCATAAAAGTCAACCGGGGGCAGAACTGTGCTTGGAAAATAGGCATTGGAATACTTTAAGCAAAACACATATAAATGGTTTTAGTAGTAAATCTAAAAAAGTCTAGGTGAATCCTCATTTTCAAAACTGCATATTGAAAACATGAAAACTACTTATTCAAGTAATTGCTTCAAAAAAGTATGCATGTTCTGACTGCGGAATTAGTCTACTGGTCAATTAAAGGCAATtttaatcaccttttaaaaaatgtttcatagaaAGGAGAGATGTTATGTGTTTCTCAAATAAACAGCATTATGTAAGtccaataaaaaaattcaacagaattGAATGAAGACCTACAAATGCTTATGCCAAGCAGGAATCTGCCTGCCACCTGTGGTCTCACATTAATTCAAAATAGGTGCTGAATTCAGGATTCTGAAACTAAGTTTCTATTACTTGAGCTCTAGCAAAATGTAAGGTTCGGTAGCCTCAACTAGTATAATGTCTTCCCTGCCCAAATCCAGAATGATTATACTGATAACCTCCATGCTGGAAATGCTGTTCAAATTGACCCCCTTGGTGATAATTCTggctccctcttcctccccagcctcctccctggccTGCACGACCACCTCGCCCTCCACGACCCCCTCGCCCTCCACGACCACCACCACGATCACCATGGTGCCCACCATCTTGGTATCTATTGTCCTGCTGGTAGCCACCACCCTGGTATCCACTTCCTGTATATGAAGATGTTTGGAAGCCACCATAACCTCCGCTTTGATAGCCACCACTGTGGCCACCATGATAGCCACCTGGTTGGAAACCTGAATCTCGATAACCACCATCTTGGtagccacctcctcctccactccCTCCATCTGTCCAGCCTCCTTGATGCttatttcctcttcctccccctcggCCACCATGGTCATAGCCACCACGTCCACCTCTCCCGCCTCCTTGTTCATGACCTCCTCGTCCTCCGTATGAGGAATGTTCATAgccacctctccctcctcctcggcctcctgtTTGCTGCTGGGGGCCATCTTGCCTCTTCTGCCATGGTGGCATCTCTGGGGGTGGAGGTTCGATTTCATTGGGTCTACCACCTCTGTCAGGCACCCTGCCCATCAACACCTACAGAATAGGAaagatattttaaacttttattttacgaacagaaataaatgcatttggaaaaaattaaaggtACTCTAATCACCTTATTGATGGCACAGGCAGTTTTTTCTCTTATAGAGCCGCTGCTTGTCCTTAAAATCTTTGACAAGTCCTGCCTTGCAGCCAAAAGATGGGCAACAGAAATAGTACTTTTAGGGGATAAGACCGAACGTTTCGGCTGGTAaaccttggctaatttttctgtctgGCTCTGTTGAAAGAAAAGTGTTCAAAGAGAAATATCAATTTGCAAAATGACATAAGAAACACACattaaatttaagttaaaagtctccaaaatatttgataatgataTTTACTAGGCTCCAGATGGTAGGAAAAGTTATATACTCACGACTGCTCCTACGTAGTCAAGAACTACCTTAAAAGTACAGCTGCCAGACTTGTAGACACAACAAGGAGTGACAGGGACAGTGGGGGCAGGGGTAGAGTGGGAGCGCTTCCCTTTAGGGTTTTAAGGCCAACATGATAAAAAGGTTCCCCCATCATTGGTCTCAGATTAAACACATTCATATTCTCTATTTAAATATAAGAATGTAAAGTTATTTCaacaattttgctttttaattttcctatCTTTGGTTTCTGTGAGgtaataaatatctgctgaatgacCAAGGTCTTTACCTGGATTGTCTCATTTAgctgaaaaaaaaacttaagtctTACCAAATTCTCCAATTCTCTATAAATCATACTAAATCCAATATTTCTAACTTCTATTAGCAAATTAAATTGTTAGTTTAAAGTAAACAAGTaatttgaaatcaattttttttagtaattttcaGAATAACTCTATTTCTCTCACAATAAGAACTCTCTccaataaaaactgtaaaattcagatttgttaaaaaacagaaaattgaaaaatgttttcattattgctGAATAGTTGAGTCACTACTCAATAACTCACTAAGGAAAAATCCCTATGTGTGTCTTCTATGTATTTCTCCCATGGTTGCCAAGTATCTAAATTGTTTAGATGTTCAGGGATCAAGTCTATAAATAGTCTGCTCTTCTAAATTATTTAATGTGTACCTTAGCTCTGTCAGACCAGCCGAAGGACTGTACAGTGACATCCAAACGTTTTATTAGCAGCTTTCTCCGGACTTCATATTCATTGGCTATGGCTTGGTTAATTGCTTCTATCTTTTCctgaagcaaaatttaaaaaacttgttAGAATTTAAATCTGCTTGATCCTCTGTCCCAAAAGGGCAAAAACTACGTCTGGGTCATTCACAACTGAGATTCTGGAATTTAACAGTCAAAAGTTCTTCTTCCATATAATATACTAACAATTAATGAAATGATAGGTGACAAAAAGCTGATTCTCAAAACATAATGAAGAATATGTGAAATACACAACTCTTATTTATCTTTCCCATAATTTACTGTGTGAAACTCAGCCCAATAAAGTTTTTGGCTTGAAGGCAATCCATCTGGTGATGAGAAACATGCATCACACTCAATTTCAGTTTACTTTTATCAGCTGtgtgaaatatttacaaattataagAAAAGTGCTTTTAATCTTACACGAAATTATTCTGCAGAAATCCTCAGATTCACAAAATGATTCTAAGGGTATTCAACTAGAAAACTATGtattagaaaacataattttctatGTTATGTTGACATGAAATATAAAGTGCTGACATGAAAATCATAAACTCTATAGTTCGTTACAAAGTTTACTCAAGATGATTACTACTCACCCAGTGGGCTGGTCCCATTGGCTTCCTCAGTAAAGGCTTCCCCACATGATTAGGTGGAACTTTGGCTAATGTTTCCTTTAACTgacacaaaaacataaataaatgaataaaaactctAAAAGTAAAACATCCTCATCTTCCCAATTCCCATCATATCTTGCCATCAAAAGAAGATTCCTGACAGAGGCAAAGGTGGAGGATGTTTTGAAATGCAAATGTAAAAGACCCACAAGATAAAGACACTCACTGGTCCCACTCCTCACGCCTACAGAAGTCCTTCAttgcacctagaacagtgcctgacaacAGTGGGCACTCAATGAACatttgctgaatggatgaatgaacacaCAGGAAAATATGGACTATGGATACACTGCTGCTCCCCTGTAGAGTTCAGCCAAATTTGTGCATCATGGTGCTGGTCTACCCCACAATGCAAATGTACCAATTCTTAAGAGTCCAGCAGATAAACACACAGGGAATAActctgctataacaaataccattCTCTTCCActcatttttttgttaaaatagcTTGTTTCTAATTAATTATACAGAAAATCTTAACTGATAATGTGtggtataaaaataattctaatttccTTTCACATACTAGATTATGTTAGCAGTCAACAAATCTATTTTGTCAATTGAAGCATGAGGTTAGAAGTGACTGGATTAAAAAACGAAAAtattaacatccttttctgtCCAGTCAATGGGGAGGAGGGTGGTAACATTTAATGATAAAGACTTTAAATTGACTGTATCAAAG harbors:
- the FAM98A gene encoding protein FAM98A, with translation MECDLMETDILESLEDLGYKGPLLEDGALSQAVSAGASSPEFTKLCAWLVSELRVLCKLEENVQATNSPSEAEEFQLEVSGLLGEMNCPYLSLTSGDVTKRLLIQKNCLLLLTYLISELEAARMLCVNAPPKKAQEGGGSEVFQELKGICIALGMSKPPANITMFQFFSGIEKKLKETLAKVPPNHVGKPLLRKPMGPAHWEKIEAINQAIANEYEVRRKLLIKRLDVTVQSFGWSDRAKSQTEKLAKVYQPKRSVLSPKSTISVAHLLAARQDLSKILRTSSGSIREKTACAINKVLMGRVPDRGGRPNEIEPPPPEMPPWQKRQDGPQQQTGGRGGGRGGYEHSSYGGRGGHEQGGGRGGRGGYDHGGRGGGRGNKHQGGWTDGGSGGGGGYQDGGYRDSGFQPGGYHGGHSGGYQSGGYGGFQTSSYTGSGYQGGGYQQDNRYQDGGHHGDRGGGRGGRGGRGGRGGRAGQGGGWGGRGSQNYHQGGQFEQHFQHGGYQYNHSGFGQGRHYTS